In one Takifugu flavidus isolate HTHZ2018 chromosome 9, ASM371156v2, whole genome shotgun sequence genomic region, the following are encoded:
- the tcirg1b gene encoding T cell immune regulator 1, ATPase H+ transporting V0 subunit a3b, protein MGSLFRSEEVCLVQLFLQSSSAYNCVSELGELGLVEFRDLNPNVNAFQRKFVGEVRRCEELEKTFTFLEQEINRSLTPALQGPLPPPYPTPLAPQPLELITIEEESERLARELKEVSQNRDRLRAQLTQLCQYRDVLTRTHSITASEAPPPPALEGHTLFENRQDVHLSFVAGAVHPWKVPSFERLLWRACRGYIIVDFREMEDRLEHPETGEMVQWTVFLISYWGTQIGQKVKKICDCFHTQTFAYPESSAEREEILLGLQGRIEDIKSVLSQTEAYLQQLLVRAVAVLPQWKVRVQKCKAVQMVLNLCSSSVTDKCLIAEAWCPTAKLPELQSALREGGRKSGSAVDSFYNRLATSTPPPTLFPLNSFTTGFQNIVDAYGVANYREVNPAVYTIITFPFLFAVMFGDVGHGLLMTLASLWMVLEEKDPKLRNNSNEIWRMMFGGRYLILLMGLFSIYTGAIYNECFSKSLSTFSSGWHVKPMFDNNVWNSSVLSGTQFLSMDPVVPGVFTSPYPFGIDPVWGLSNNKLTFLNSYKMKMSVIIGVIHMTFGVCLSFFNYVHFRQISSIFFVLIPELIFMLCLFGYLVFMVVFKWIVYTPAQSKIAPSILIHFIDMFLFTENEQNPQLYKGQGIVQKVLVVVAVCSVPVLLLGKPICKYLTFKNRHFHMEEDRRPLVADDSNINTRQGELDEGAAGEEVFDTADVLMHQAIHTIEYCLGCISNTASYLRLWALSLAHAQLSEVLWGMVMRIALKWQGYVGAAMLFVIFAFFAVLTISILLIMEGLSAFLHALRLHWVEFQNKFYSGSGYKLSPFSFSSMINAPPAI, encoded by the exons ATGGGCTCCTTGTTCCGCAGTGAGGAGGTGTGTCTGGTGCAGCTCTTCCTTCAGTCCAGCTCAGCCTACAATTGTGTCAGtgagctgggagagctgggaTTGGTTGAGTTCAGAGAT TTAAATCCAAATGTGAATGCCTTTCAAAGGAAGTTTGTTGGTGAAGTCAGGCGATGTGAAGAACTTGAAAAAACTTTTA CATTCTTGGAGCAGGAGATCAACCGTTCCCTTACACCAGCATTGCAGggtcccctcccccctccataCCCAACGCCTTTGGCTCCTCAGCCCCTTGAACTTATTACCatagaggaggagagcgaaAGGCTGGCCAGGGAGCTCAAAGAG GTGTCCCAGAATCGTGACAGACTGCGGGCTCAGTTGACCCAGCTTTGTCAGTACCGGGATGTTCTGACCAGGACACACTCTATCACAGCATCAGAG gcaccaccaccacctgcccTTGAAGGCCATACCCTGTTTGAGAACCGCCAAGATGTCCATCTGAG CTTTGTGGCAGGAGCGGTCCATCCATGGAAGGTCCCATCATTTGAAAGGCTGTTATGGCGTGCTTGTCGCGGATATATTATTGTTGATTTCAGGGAAATGGAGGACCGGCTTGAACATCCAGAAACA GGGGAAATGGTGCAGTGGACAGTGTTCCTTATTTCCTACTGGGGAACCCAGATTGGACAGAAAGTGAAGAAGATCTGTGACTG CTTCCATACGCAGACATTTGCTTACCCTGAGAGCTcagctgagagggaggagatcCTCTTGGGACTTCAGGGCAGAATTGAAGATATCAAATCG GTGCTTTCGCAGACTGAGGCCTActtgcagcagctgctggttcgAGCGGTGGCCGTGCTGCCACAATGGAAGGTGCGCGTGCAGAAGTGTAAGGCGGTCCAGATGGTGCTCAacctctgcagctcttcagTCACAGACAAATGCCTGATTGCTGAAGCCTGGTGTCCCACAGCCAAGTTGCCAGAACTGCAGAGCGCtctcagagagggaggg CGGAAAAGTGGCAGCGCGGTCGATTCTTTCTACAACCGGCTGGCGACCTCTACGCCTCCACCTACGCTGTTCCCTCTCAACTCTTTCACTACAGGCTTTCAGAACATTGTTGATGCTTACGGTGTAGCAAACTACCGTGAAGTTAATCCAG CGGTGTACACCATAATAACCTTCCCCTTCCTGTTCGCGGTGATGTTTGGGGACGTGGGTCATGGTCTATTGATGACGTTGGCCTCCCTCTGGATGGTCCTTGAGGAAAAGGACCCGAAACTAAGGAACAACAGCAATGAG atctgGAGGATGATGTTTGGGGGACGGTATCTGATTCTGCTGATGGGTCTCTTCTCTATCTACACTGGGGCCATCTACAACGAGTGTTTTAGCAAAAGCCTCAGTACTTTCAGCTCTGGGTGGCACGTAAAGCCCATGTTCGATAACAACGTGTGGAA TTCGTCAGTCTTGTCAGGGACCCAGTTCTTGTCCATGGATCCGGTAGTACCGGGCGTTTTCACATCACCCTACCCATTTGGCATCGACCCG gttTGGGGGCTGTCTAACAACAAACTAACTTTCCTGAACTCATACAAGATGAAGATGTCAGTCATCATTGGTGTCATTCACATGACGTTTGGAGTCTGCTTGTCATTCTTTAACTATGT GCACTTTCGCCAGATAAGCAGTATATTTTTCGTGCTCATCCCTGAGCTGATCTTCATGTTGTGTCTCTTTGGCTATCTGGTGTTTATGGTGGTCTTCAAATGGATCGTCTACACCCCTGCCCAGTCTAAAATTGCTCCCAGCATACTTATCCACTTCATAGACATGTTCCTCTTCACAGAAAACGAACAAAATCCACAGCTGTATAaaggacag GGTATTGTGCAGAAGGTCCTGGTGGTTGTGGCTGTGTGTTCTGTCCCAGTCCTCCTGCTTGGAAAGCCCATATgtaaatatttgacatttaagAACAGACACTTTCACATG GAGGAAGACAGACGTCCGCTGGTGGCTGACGACAGCAACATTAACACCCGTCAGGGGGAACTGGACGAAGGAGCGGCTGGCgaggag GTGTTTGATACTGCAGATGTATTAATGCATCAGGCCATCCACACCATCGAGTACTGCCTGGGCTGCATCTCAAACACTGCCTCTTACCTCCGACTATGGGCTCTAAGTCTGGCACATGCAC AGTTGTCAGAGGTGCTGTGGGGCATGGTGATGCGCATTGCATTGAAATGGCAGGGTTATGTGGGAGCAGCGATGCTCTTTGTGATTTTTGCCTTCTTTGCTGTATTGACCATCTCCATCCTGCTCATCATGGAGGGACTCTCAGCTTTCCTCCATGCGCTTCGTTTACACTG GGTGGAATTTCAAAACAAGTTCTACAGCGGATCAGGCTACAAACTGAGccctttctctttttcttcaatGATCAATGCTCCGCCTGCTATATGA
- the grhpra gene encoding glyoxylate reductase/hydroxypyruvate reductase produces the protein MKVFLTRRISGEGIKILQTSGVCEVSMWDSDEPLPRAELLKRVQGVDGLLCLLSDKIDAEVLDAAGPKLKVISTLSVGYDHLVMEEVKKRGIRVGYTPDVLTDATAELTVALLLATARRLPEGIEEVKNGGWSSWKPLWMCGYGLSGSTVGIVGLGRIGMAIARRLLPFGVQRLLYSGRTAKAEAAEVKGEFVPLDTLLAESDFIVISCSLTPETQGMCNKEFFSKMKNTAVFVNSSRGAVVNQEELYQALATGQIAAAGLDVTTPEPLPTDHPLLTLKNCVVLPHVGSATYSTRGIMMGLAARNLLAGLQGTAMPSELHY, from the exons ATGAAGGTTTTCCTAACGAGGCGCATCTCAGGAGAGGGGATAAAGATCCTTCAGACATCTGGAGT GTGCGAGGTGTCTATGTGGGACTCTGATGAACCTTTGCCAAGAGCAGAGCTTCTCAAAAGGGTCCAGGGGGTAGATGGACTCTTGTGTTTGCTCTCGGACAAGATTGATGCAGAGGTTCTGGATGCTGCAG GGCCAAAGCTGAAAGTGATCAGCACTCTGTCAGTGGGATATGACCATCTGGTAATGGAGGAAGTCAAAAAACG TGGTATACGTGTTGGATACACGCCAGATGTTCTGACTGACGCCACAGCAGAGCtgactgtagctctgctgctggccACAGCTCGCAGGTTACCAGAGGGAATAGAGGAGGTCAAAAA TGGTGGCTGGAGCTCATGGAAGCCTCTGTGGATGTGCGGTTATGGTCTGTCTGGCAGCACAGTGGGGATTGTTGGACTGGGACGCATTG GCATGGCCATTGCACGCAGACTCCTGCCCTTCGGAGTGCAGAGGCTGCTGTACTCTGGGAGAACCGCCAAGGCCGAAGCTGCTGAGGTAAAAGGAGAGTTTG TTCCTCTTGACACGCTTCTGGCTGAAAGTGACTTCATCGTGATTTCCTGTTCCCTGACACCAGAAACGCAGGGAATGTGCAACAAGGAATTCTTCAGCAAGATGAAAAACACAGCTGTCTTTGTGAACTCAAGCAG GGGAGCCGTGGTGAACCAGGAAGAGCTCTACCAGGCTTTGGCCACGGGACAGATCGCTGCGGCTGGACTTGATGTAACAACACCCGAGCCCCTTCCGACAGACCACCCCCTCCTTACGCTGAAAAACTGCG TTGTGCTGCCACATGTCGGAAGCGCCACCTACTCCACAAGAGGCATCATGATGGGGTTGGCAGCTCGAAACCTGTTGGCGGGTCTGCAGGGCACAGCCATGCCCAGTGAGCTCCACTACTAG
- the si:ch211-203d1.3 gene encoding protein phosphatase Slingshot homolog 3 isoform X1: protein MALLTLCRTPSLATPPDETFQRRGRLQKRESFALVKGAVHLLEDEENAHRDEDVSSTEESEKAPDAQSRQLHAMVEQLRPEDTMKLAVQLESVSSVRVRYLIVVSTLGNKEESLLLGMDFPNSESDHCTIGLVMPIWSDTQVYLDGDGGFSITSAEETKIFKPVSMQTMWSVLQVLHGCCERALKAVVIPGNGLEWAQHYHQHIESDRFCLNEWEAMTDLESVRRDSEERVSEDSVSKEKLIKKHMTDIMSTEDLDNLTCRMVYDALQERIGFDMKPFKKYIDNEILVTIAQMDKPSKIFDYLYLGSEWNAANLEELHKNNVGYILNVTREIDNFFPDSFTYMNVRLYDEETTDLLPHWTDTYKFINTARKSGQAVLVHCKMGISRSGSTVIAYAMKQQRWPLDVALAYVKERRSIIKPNEAFMKQLQTYDGILKASQQRHSALWRRRSVRKEEGGEEDENEDDDEGLEDGDEESLSDHKDSDTEDDSEETCEVFGEPTSQGDASTEPEHSAPQEINPAVTGDNPEAVSQLTIPVSVNRSGRMNLFSLMQSISEMEDVNKELCPGSPRRSPGQRRRSQGRRGLTHQRACLDASPDPQRRPDAGSSET, encoded by the exons ATGGCTCTGTTGACTCTGTGTAGGACCCCATCCCTCGCCACCCCTCCG GATGAGACCTTCCAAAGACGAGGGAGACTCCAGAAAAg AGAGAGCTTTGCCCTCGTGAAGGGGGCAGTTCATCTGCTGGAAGATGAGGAGAATGCACACCGTGATGAAGATGTGTCGTCTACGGAGGAAAGTGAAAAAGCTCCAGACGCCCAGAGTAGACAGCTTCATGCTATGGTTGAGCAGCTCAGGCCAGAAGATACCATGAAGCTG GCGGTGCAGCTGGAGTCCGTCAGCTCGGTCAGGGTCAGATATCTGATCGTTGTCTCCACCCTTGGCAACAAAGAGGAGAGTTTACTGCTAGGCATGGATTTCCCTAACTCAGAAAG CGATCATTGCACCATCGGCCTGGTTATGCCCATATGGAGCGACACACAGGTGTACCTGGATGGAGATGG TGGCTTCAGCATAACCTCAGCTGAAGAGACCAAAATTTTTAAGCCCGTCTCCATGCAGACCATGTG GTCAGTGCTGCAGGTGTTACATGGCTGCTGCGAGCGTGCACTCAAGGCAGTGGTGATCCCAGGAAACGGCCTGGAATGGGCCCAACACTACCACCAGCACATAGAGTCAGACCGCTTCTGCCTCAATGAGTGGGAGGCCATGACTGATCTGGAGTCAGTGCGGAGGGACAGTGAAGAACGTGT CTCGGAAGATAGCGTTTCGAAGGAAAAGCTGATCAAAAAGCACATGACGGACATCATGAGTACTGAAGATCTGGACAACCTCACGTGCAGGATG gtctACGACGCCCTGCAGGAGAGGATCGGATTTGACATGAAACCCTTTAAAAAGTACATTGACAATGAGATCTTGGTCACCATCGCTCAGATGGACAAACCTTCCAAAATATTTGACTATCTTTACCTG GGTTCAGAATGGAACGCGGCTAACTTGGAGGAGCTGCATAAAAACAA TGTGGGCTACATTCTGAATGTAACGAGGGAGATTGACAACTTTTTCCCAGATTCCTTCACATATATGAATGTCAGACTGTATGACGAGGAAACTACTGACCTACTGCCGCACTGGACAGACACATACAAATTCATTAACACAGCAAG GAAGAGCGGTCAGGCAGTGTTGGTGCACTGTAAAATGGGTATTTCCCGCTCTGGGTCCACTGTGATCGCTTACGCCATGAAGCAGCAGCGCTGGCCGTTGGATGTGGCCTTAGCGTATGTCAAGGAGCGCCGTTCTATTATCAAACCTAACGAGGCCTTCATGAAGCAGCTGCAGACTTATGACGGCATCCTCAAGGCCAG CCAGCAGCGCCACAGTGCCCTCTGGAGGCGACGGTCTGTAcgaaaggaggaaggaggggaggaggatgagaatgaggatgatgatgaaggccTAGAAGATGGGGATGAAGAGAGTCTGTCTGATCACAAAGATTCAGACACAGAAGATGACTCGGAGGAAACCTGTGAG GTGTTTGGAGAGCCCACCTCCCAGGGTGATGCCAGTACAGAGCCTGAGCATTCAGCGCCACAAGAAATCAACCCTGCTGTCACGGGAGACAATCCAGAAGCGGTGAGCCAGTTAACA ATTCCTGTGAGTGTGAATCGCAGCGGCAGGATGAACCTCTTCTCGCTCATGCAGTCCATTAGTGAAATGGAGGATGTCAACAAAGAGCTG TGTCCTGGCAGTCCAAGGCGCTCTCCAGGACAACGTAGGCGTAGCCAAGGTCGACGGGGTCTAACTCACCAGAGAGCGTGCCTAGACGCTTCACCTGACCCCCAAAGACGGCCGGACGCAGGCTCAAGTGAAACATAA
- the mrpl18 gene encoding 39S ribosomal protein L18, mitochondrial — protein sequence MAMAEISRGIRLLMGQIQRCRFTVGTNQKARCLSHAASQPEPCEDGNEAVNPTFVNRNPRNLEQMGLAVKDRGWKTSWPHRAFYHRLVFTRTQHHVTAEVFSSSSPIPVLSCSTKEWALKRELSSTTCVAACQAVGEVLAHRCLQAGINRMVYREIPWAYRSQAIQSFRSAMKEGGIILSEPRRKFFVS from the exons ATGGCTATGGCTGAAATTAGTCGAGGAATACGACTGCTGATGGGTCAAATTCAACGATGTCGCTTTACCGTGGGTACAAATCAGAAAG CTCGCTGTCTGAGTCACGCAGCCTCTCAGCCGGAGCCTTGTGAGGATGGAAACGAAGCTGTGAATCCGACCTTTGTGAACAGAAACCCACGGAACCTTGAGCAGATGGGTTTGGCTGTGAAGGACCGGGGCTGGAAGACATCATGGCCACATCGTGCGTTTTACCACAG GTTGGTTTTTACTCGCACTCAGCACCACGTTACAGCAGAAGTGTTCTCCAGCAGTTCTCCTATCCCAGTCCTCTCATGTTCAACTAAGGAGTGGGCGCTGAAAAGAGAGTTGAGTTCCACAACCTGTGTGGCGGCGTGCCAAGCTGTCGGAGAGGTGCTGGCACATCGATGCCTACAGGCTGGGATCAACAGGATGGTGTACAGGGAGATTCCCTGGGCATATCGCTCTCAAGCT ATTCAGTCGTTCAGATCAGCAATGAAAGAAGGAGGAATCATCCTCAGCGAACCCAGAAGAAAGTTTTTCGTgtcgtga
- the tomm5 gene encoding mitochondrial import receptor subunit TOM5 homolog isoform X1 yields the protein MQSELIPPSVMDFPGHFQLLFKQLNHQRLHAQLCDCVVMVGDQRFQAHRSILAACSSHFRALLSTSDGTDDAGPDAGGRRGPSVMKLDPEVVTPEAFSSLLDMIYTSTLSLRASNVMDVLLAASHLHLNTVVKACKLHLSRKHFPASAPKGWRSVHQHERTERVVASVTVEDTDEEEVEPEVSQSGELDDHRKDSVEQGASSALRHKRKSQEDKIGSTKRSCRVPQGGSPALTRSIIGTLEGAEEVLSPDCLKTLNPLWEGQGEEEREQKYEANKGESEEIQLPSQSDSSTGVGDTVEDSVVKVKVGDEDDGEEAKTVMIEVKKENLGSYPTDQGTMQTASPPAPPEEITGYLDAPLHDEKVATACTTDPDGSSFQKALCADFQGDAQKEAGELGDESAESDERLDSLSELAFSCFLNPSNDSVMGALDEEVSLAALTAAAAAAAISADNAPATVAHELSQNSNPTIESPSVVFPVSSVPLQQFLPTQSSTFSDTLILQSTQNPLTGFLSGIRPGLALEAPLIQPSRAGKSSGTTSFRRIAPKVPPGSETGTDGSSAPAADRPSLTRASEDVLSKCKKAAAEDHVLLVEGEKKYACKMCCKTFMNLTDCKKHIRVHTGEKPYPCPKCGKRFSQSSHLYKHSKNTCLTWEEAQPGSEALP from the coding sequence ATGCAGTCAGAACTAATTCCACCGTCTGTTATGGACTTCCCGGGTCATTTCCAGCTCCTTTTCAAGCAGCTCAACCACCAACGCCTCCATGCTCAGCTGTGCGACTGTGTCGTGATGGTTGGAGACCAGCGCTTCCAGGCTCATCGCTCCATACTGGCAGCCTGCAGCTCCCACTTCAGGGCTCTTCTGAGCACCAGTGACGGTACTGATGATGCTGGACCTGACGCGGGCGGACGGAGAGGTCCCAGCGTGATGAAACTAGATCCAGAAGTGGTAACTCCTGAAGCGTTCTCCTCCCTGTTAGATATGATTTACACTTCTACTCTCTCGCTGAGAGCCTCCAATGTGATGGATGTACTGTTGGCAGCATCGCACTTGCACCTCAATACGGTGGTCAAGGCCTGCAAACTCCACCTGTCCAGGAAACACTTTCCTGCATCTGCCCCTAAAGGTTGGAGGTCTGTGCACCAGCATGAGCGAACAGAGAGGGTGGTTGCATCTGTTACTGTGGAAGACACggatgaggaggaagtggaaccAGAGGTATCACAGTCTGGAGAACTGGATGATCACAGAAAAGACAGTGTTGAACAGGGCGCTTCGTCAGCTTTAAGGCACAAGAGGAAATCACAAGAAGACAAGATTGGCAGCACGAAAAGGTCCTGCAGGGTGCCTCAGGGAGGGTCGCCGGCTCTCACCAGGAGCATCATCGGTACACtagaaggagcagaggaagtgTTGTCTCCAGACTGCCTGAAAACACTAAATCCGCTATGGGAAGgccaaggtgaggaggagagagagcagaaataTGAAGCAAACAAAGGAGAATCAGAGGAGATCCAGCTGCCAAgccagtctgacagcagcacggGTGTTGGAGACACCGTTGAAGACAGCGTGGTCAAAGTAAAGGtgggtgatgaagatgatggagaaGAGGCAAAGACTGTGATGATTGaggtgaaaaaggaaaatcttGGCTCCTACCCAACAGATCAGGGCACAATGCAAACCGCTtcgcctccagctccacctgaaGAGATCACAGGATATTTAGATGCACCGCTACACGACGAGAAGGTGGCCACCGCCTGTACAACAGACCCTGATGGTAGCTCTTTTCAAAAGGCGCTGTGCGCAGATTTTCAAGGTGACGCACAGAAAGAGGCTGGAGAGCTGGGCGACGAGTCGGCAGAAAGTGACGAACGCCTGGACAGTCTGTCAGAACTGgccttttcctgcttcctcaATCCCAGTAATGACAGTGTGATGGGAGCTCTCGATGAAGAAGTCAGCCTAGCAGCCCTCACCGCTGCggccgctgctgcagccatcTCTGCAGACAACGCACCTGCAACTGTCGCACACGAATTGAGCCAAAACTCAAATCCGACCATTGAGTCCCCCTCCGTTGTATTTCCAGTATCGTCTGTCCCTTTGCAGCAGTTCCTCCCGACTCAGAGCTCCACATTCAGTGACACACTTATCCTCCAGTCCACCCAGAACCCTCTCACGGGGTTCTTGAGTGGCATAAGACCAGGTCTTGCCCTGGAAGCCCCCCTTATCCAACCCTCCAGGGCCGGAAAAAGCTCCGGAACGACAAGCTTCCGTCGCATCGCCCCTAAAGTGCCTCCCGGATCGGAAACAGGCACAGACGGTTCCTCCGCACCGGCGGCTGACCGGCCAAGTTTAACCCGAGCTTCAGAGGATGTTTTATCCAAGTGTAAGAAGGCAGCCGCTGAAGACCACGTGCTGCTGGTGGAAGGGGAGAAGAAATACGCCTGCAAGATGTGCTGCAAGACCTTCATGAACCTCACGGACTGTAAGAAGCACATTCGCGtgcacacaggagaaaagcCCTATCCCTGTCCAAAGTGCGGGAAACGCTTCAGCCAGTCCTCTCACCTGTACAAGCACTCCAAAAACACCTGTCTCACATGGGAGGAGGCCCAGCCAGGCTCCGAGGCTCTGCCATGA
- the tomm5 gene encoding mitochondrial import receptor subunit TOM5 homolog isoform X2: protein MLKLEGLGPKMDPEEMKKKMRQDVISSLRNFLIYVALLRATPYVIKKLDSI, encoded by the exons ATGCTGAAATTGGAAGGTCTCGGTCCTAAAATGGACccagaagaaatgaaaaagaaaatgcgaCAAGACGTCATCTCATCTTTAAGAAACTTTCTTATTTATGTCGCCCTTCTCAGAGCCA CCCCATATGTGATAAAAAAGCTGGACAGCATATGA
- the si:ch211-203d1.3 gene encoding protein phosphatase Slingshot homolog 3 isoform X2 produces MALLTLCRTPSLATPPDETFQRRGRLQKRESFALVKGAVHLLEDEENAHRDEDVSSTEESEKAPDAQSRQLHAMVEQLRPEDTMKLAVQLESVSSVRVRYLIVVSTLGNKEESLLLGMDFPNSESDHCTIGLVMPIWSDTQVYLDGDGGFSITSAEETKIFKPVSMQTMWSVLQVLHGCCERALKAVVIPGNGLEWAQHYHQHIESDRFCLNEWEAMTDLESVRRDSEERVSEDSVSKEKLIKKHMTDIMSTEDLDNLTCRMVYDALQERIGFDMKPFKKYIDNEILVTIAQMDKPSKIFDYLYLGSEWNAANLEELHKNNVGYILNVTREIDNFFPDSFTYMNVRLYDEETTDLLPHWTDTYKFINTARKSGQAVLVHCKMGISRSGSTVIAYAMKQQRWPLDVALAYVKERRSIIKPNEAFMKQLQTYDGILKASQQRHSALWRRRSVRKEEGGEEDENEDDDEGLEDGDEESLSDHKDSDTEDDSEETCEVFGEPTSQGDASTEPEHSAPQEINPAVTGDNPEAIPVSVNRSGRMNLFSLMQSISEMEDVNKELCPGSPRRSPGQRRRSQGRRGLTHQRACLDASPDPQRRPDAGSSET; encoded by the exons ATGGCTCTGTTGACTCTGTGTAGGACCCCATCCCTCGCCACCCCTCCG GATGAGACCTTCCAAAGACGAGGGAGACTCCAGAAAAg AGAGAGCTTTGCCCTCGTGAAGGGGGCAGTTCATCTGCTGGAAGATGAGGAGAATGCACACCGTGATGAAGATGTGTCGTCTACGGAGGAAAGTGAAAAAGCTCCAGACGCCCAGAGTAGACAGCTTCATGCTATGGTTGAGCAGCTCAGGCCAGAAGATACCATGAAGCTG GCGGTGCAGCTGGAGTCCGTCAGCTCGGTCAGGGTCAGATATCTGATCGTTGTCTCCACCCTTGGCAACAAAGAGGAGAGTTTACTGCTAGGCATGGATTTCCCTAACTCAGAAAG CGATCATTGCACCATCGGCCTGGTTATGCCCATATGGAGCGACACACAGGTGTACCTGGATGGAGATGG TGGCTTCAGCATAACCTCAGCTGAAGAGACCAAAATTTTTAAGCCCGTCTCCATGCAGACCATGTG GTCAGTGCTGCAGGTGTTACATGGCTGCTGCGAGCGTGCACTCAAGGCAGTGGTGATCCCAGGAAACGGCCTGGAATGGGCCCAACACTACCACCAGCACATAGAGTCAGACCGCTTCTGCCTCAATGAGTGGGAGGCCATGACTGATCTGGAGTCAGTGCGGAGGGACAGTGAAGAACGTGT CTCGGAAGATAGCGTTTCGAAGGAAAAGCTGATCAAAAAGCACATGACGGACATCATGAGTACTGAAGATCTGGACAACCTCACGTGCAGGATG gtctACGACGCCCTGCAGGAGAGGATCGGATTTGACATGAAACCCTTTAAAAAGTACATTGACAATGAGATCTTGGTCACCATCGCTCAGATGGACAAACCTTCCAAAATATTTGACTATCTTTACCTG GGTTCAGAATGGAACGCGGCTAACTTGGAGGAGCTGCATAAAAACAA TGTGGGCTACATTCTGAATGTAACGAGGGAGATTGACAACTTTTTCCCAGATTCCTTCACATATATGAATGTCAGACTGTATGACGAGGAAACTACTGACCTACTGCCGCACTGGACAGACACATACAAATTCATTAACACAGCAAG GAAGAGCGGTCAGGCAGTGTTGGTGCACTGTAAAATGGGTATTTCCCGCTCTGGGTCCACTGTGATCGCTTACGCCATGAAGCAGCAGCGCTGGCCGTTGGATGTGGCCTTAGCGTATGTCAAGGAGCGCCGTTCTATTATCAAACCTAACGAGGCCTTCATGAAGCAGCTGCAGACTTATGACGGCATCCTCAAGGCCAG CCAGCAGCGCCACAGTGCCCTCTGGAGGCGACGGTCTGTAcgaaaggaggaaggaggggaggaggatgagaatgaggatgatgatgaaggccTAGAAGATGGGGATGAAGAGAGTCTGTCTGATCACAAAGATTCAGACACAGAAGATGACTCGGAGGAAACCTGTGAG GTGTTTGGAGAGCCCACCTCCCAGGGTGATGCCAGTACAGAGCCTGAGCATTCAGCGCCACAAGAAATCAACCCTGCTGTCACGGGAGACAATCCAGAAGCG ATTCCTGTGAGTGTGAATCGCAGCGGCAGGATGAACCTCTTCTCGCTCATGCAGTCCATTAGTGAAATGGAGGATGTCAACAAAGAGCTG TGTCCTGGCAGTCCAAGGCGCTCTCCAGGACAACGTAGGCGTAGCCAAGGTCGACGGGGTCTAACTCACCAGAGAGCGTGCCTAGACGCTTCACCTGACCCCCAAAGACGGCCGGACGCAGGCTCAAGTGAAACATAA